Proteins encoded together in one Penicillium digitatum chromosome 1, complete sequence window:
- a CDS encoding Proteasome subunit beta type protein, whose product MLSIDNLPTAPEIPEGPTESHVLSQVEQDEKGLSQKAGDTEEITNVGWGESPDAIEEPFIAGLSNEDLWMLIRRFDKQVYRVKAVPDAPIQRLDLTRKDDDEFSPDKLRATLERFYTTVFIGLTNLVKHITRLRSWKEPRRTAAFCTVYILSWLFEIFVPTILAILLALVVYPPCRSLMFPPAPIPLVNKDTGGVQKPKAGILGSNDSITGAPEKFKGEAAEQEASNLIASVASVAVGSAVGKHDQGVPDDAPLEDDVPDTMDIVANTANAQSAAHGKVPTDSHDKTRQPMKQSVMDAANSLMQLIGDITDTYEKLGNALSATAPFPQLSPRLRLVAVLGPVLLVSIMTSCYLFMKLITLLIGLAFFGDPVIKRGVSSLNRRLPNWQNFIQLQNSLLNVPSRPASLHQEELTLGATDEEIKQAALVKPGDHAQETQASPNKSQKRTLGSSILGFFRGTTASGVESKRGVDHLRAAIGSHHARNRVGVLRDRGKRITPNGPVAFDARCQGKRGTVIIDSTNEPPLLYFTTDAPQNGDIQVENRRNGSILFTMPVTDIQEMRNLGGMGWKGKLVVGWALGGKEVVDGLLITGQKPGQSHQLTAMGMRNQLFNRLIAIDGQVWASC is encoded by the exons ATGCTATCTATTGACAATCTCCCCACAGCTCCTGAAATCCCAGAGGGGCCAACTGAGAGCCATGTGCTGTCTCAAGTGGAACAGGACGAGAAAGGCCTTTCACAAAAAGCTGGCGACACAGAGGAAATTACCAATGTCGGATGGGGTGAATCTCCAGATGCCATCGAGGAACCTTTCATAGCCGGACTATCAAATGAGGATTTGTGGATGCTCATTAGACGGTTTGACAAG CAAGTCTATCGAGTCAAAGCAGTCCCTGATGCTCCCATTCAGAGACTAGATCTCACACgaaaagacgacgatgaatTCTCGCCGGACAAACTTAGGGCAACACTTGAACGTTTTTACACAACCGTTTTTATTGGCTTGACCAATTTAGTTAAACACATTACTCGACTTCGGTCTTGGAAGGAGCCGCGACGAACCGCCGCCTTTTGCACG GTCTACATCTTATCATGGCTTTTCGAAATATTCGTTCCAACTATACTGGCCATCCTACTTGCTCTGGTGGTCTACCCACCATGTCGATCACTCATGTTCCCTCCCGCTCCAATTCCTCTTGTCAACAAAGACACGGGTGGTGTACAAAAGCCAAAGGCTGGAATCCTCGGATCTAATGATAGTATTACTGGGGCCCCCGAAAAATTCAAGGGCGAGGCAGCCGAGCAGGAGGCCAGTAATCTTATCGCAAGTGTTGCCAGTGTGGCTGTGGGAAGCGCAGTCGGGAAGCACGATCAGGGGGTCCCTGATGATGCACCCCTCGAAGACGATGTGCCAGACACGATGGATATTGTTGCTAATACTGCCAATGCGCAAAGCGCGGCCCATGGAAAGGTGCCTACAGACTCCCACGACAAAACACGACAGCCTATGAAACAGAGCGTGATGGATGCTGCGAACTCTTTAATGCAGCTGATAGGCGACATAACAGATACCTATGAGAAGTTAGGCAA TGCTCTATCCGCCACGGCTCCGTTTCCCCAATTGAGTCCTCGATTGCGCCTGGTAGCTGTGTTGGGCCCAGTTCTGTTAGTCTCGATAATGACCTCTTGCTACCTATTCATGAAGCTCATTACACTTCTGATCGGGCTCGCCTTCTTTGGAGACCCTGTCATCAAACGAGGGGTCTCATCTCTGAACCGCCGCCTCCCGAATTGGCAGAACTTTATTCAGTTGCAAAA TTCCCTTCTGAACG TGCCCTCGCGACCAGCTTCTTTACACCAGGAGGAACTGACCCTAGGCGCTACTGACGAGGAAattaaacaggctgccctGGTCAAGCCTGGGGACCATGCACAAGAGACCCAAGCTTCACCAAACAAGAGTCAGAAAAGGACACTGGGATCCAGCATTCTGGGCTTCTTTCGCGGAACCACGGCCAGTGGTGTTGAGAGCAAAAGAGGAGTCGATCACTTGCGAGCAGCAATCGGTTCACACCATGCCAGGAATCGTGTTGGCGTCCTACGTGATAGAGGGAAGAGGATAACACCAAATGGGCCTGTTGCATTTGACGCTCGGTGCCAAGGCAAGCGCGGCACTGTGATTATCGACTCAACAAATGAGCCTCCGCTGCTGTATTTCACGACCGATGCACCGCAAAACGGAGACATACAGGTGGAGAATCGCAGGAATGGATCTATCCTATTCACTATGCCGGTGACTGATATCCAAGAGATGCGAAATTTGGGTGGTATGGGATGGAAAGGGAAATTAGTTGTTGGCTGGGCTCTTGGTGGCAAGGAAGTGGTTGATGGTTTGCTCATCACTGGCCAGAAACCAGGGCAGTCACATCAACTCACTGCCATGGGAATGAGGAATCAATTGTTCAATCGGCTTATTGCCATCGACGGACAGGTTTGGGCAAGCTGTTGA
- a CDS encoding NAD-dependent epimerase/dehydratase, protein MPTPISLLVYKGVPVDFSKYRHTALHVLYSDGQHDWLHAVGAHPFFKIQKDTENPISEPPIAWIPVCTAPDSVAKAKIIFACACTPVRNSHSDRDWNCQNWVGDALPELIKIGCLTQEERAEAIW, encoded by the coding sequence ATGCCAACCCCAATCTCCCTTCTCGTGTACAAAGGTGTGCCAGTAGACTTCTCCAAATACCGACACACAGCGCTGCACGTCCTGTACTCCGACGGCCAACATGATTGGCTCCATGCTGTTGGCGCACATCCTTTCTTTAAAATCCAAAAGGACACAGAGAACCCAATTTCGGAGCCGCCAATAGCGTGGATTCCTGTATGTACAGCGCCGGACTCTGTCGCCAAGGCGAAGATCATCTTTGCATGTGCTTGCACGCCGGTGCGCAACAGCCATAGTGACCGAGACTGGAACTGCCAGAACTGGGTTGGAGATGCTCTTCCTGAGCTCATTAAGATCGGCTGTTTGACTCAAGAAGAGCGCGCAGAGGCCATTTGGTAA
- a CDS encoding Nucleoside-diphosphate-sugar epimerase, putative, translated as MHVLITGAAGFIGQLLAKELLNDPAYRVTLTDIHQPPIPAGVRYPQSATAIKADLLTGAKEIVDSSLDAVYAFHGIMSSGSEANFDLGMSVNIDATRNLLEALRHTCPGVRVIYSSSQAVYGQPLPEIVTDSVIPTPESSYGAEKIVCETLVNEYTRRKFITGFTLRFPTISVRPGAPTAAASSFLSGMIREPLDGKKCVIPIEDRQFRSWLCSPKTLVENLLLTLRLPADSVPPHIRQINIPGICITVQGMMDALEAVGGADKLTLLTEKEDSALIPILKSWPTQFDNSQAISLGFKRDESFEQTVRDYKYSLIP; from the coding sequence ATGCATGTCCTCATCACTGGTGCTGCCGGTTTCATCGGCCAACTGCTTGCGAAGGAACTGTTGAATGACCCAGCCTATCGCGTCACATTGACCGATATACATCAACCACCGATTCCTGCGGGCGTGCGCTATCCCCAATCCGCAACGGCAATCAAGGCAGATCTCTTGACAGGAGCAAAGGAGATCGTCGATTCTTCTTTGGACGCCGTCTATGCCTTCCACGGCATCATGTCATCCGGCTCCGAAGCCAACTTCGATCTGGGCATGAGCGTCAACATCGATGCGACCCGAAACCTGCTCGAGGCCCTCCGACACACCTGCCCAGGAGTGCGGGTCATATATTCGTCCAGTCAGGCTGTATACGGCCAACCGTTGCCAGAAATTGTGACTGACAGCGTGATCCCGACTCCGGAGTCCTCCTATGGTGCCGAGAAGATCGTGTGCGAAACGCTAGTGAACGAATACACTCGCCGCAAATTCATTACCGGCTTCACCTTGCGGTTTCCGACCATCTCCGTCCGACCGGGTGCGCCTACTGCTGCAGCTTCATCCTTCCTTTCTGGCATGATTCGGGAGCCTCTCGACGGGAAGAAATGTGTGATTCCCATTGAAGACCGACAGTTCAGGTCATGGCTATGCTCGCCCAAGACACTAGTGGAAAATCTTCTTCTTACACTCCGTCTTCCTGCCGACTCTGTTCCTCCGCACATTCGCCAGATTAATATACCTGGGATTTGCATCACAGTTCAGGGCATGATGGATGCATTGGAAGCAGTGGGCGGTGCGGATAAACTGACTCTGCTTACGGAGAAAGAGGACTCCGCGCTGATCCCAATTCTGAAGTCATGGCCGACTCAGTTTGATAACAGTCAAGCCATCTCCTTGGGATTCAAACGTGACGAGTCGTTTGAGCAGACTGTACGGGATTATAAATATTCATTGATACCCTAA
- a CDS encoding C6 transcription factor, putative — translation MDTTTPLKRSSDDAGLKSPRENKTRSVPKISKARACAECKRHKIRCEFRTGESTCTKCTRSGIKCVVNDFSQKFVDDDGIWKSQANATMQQLQAAVSHLLRQGGLPELSTYATGDTLNGPSPAESYHGHHPSIDRSQTQSRHQEGLGVVMDITREPSPEQDLQDPDLVPAPMRSLYEVTKLRNLRNNHVEAPKQTLLEEDFISRRLISLHEAEELYAYFSRTMNQLLWGGIILVHRDLTSVRRASTLLSAAVLTVAALHIPNRTETLNRCYGEYVTLVSNMALTRAHTLDDIRGLCVGAFWLSELSWKLSGHAVRIATEMGLHQSYQRLTRGHTDQYERAQLWYLLYVCDHHFSIAYGRPPVIHEDVVIRNYETFLALPMIVHGDTRLLAQVALFMILTEAYRMFGSDTEQALTEEDFGQLRAYNVAVDQWRLLWQPRSADSAYVRTYPSKGVVLHYHFAKFQLNSLSLRALSPSNTPVFSMDRKESANIAISSAMACLNMVLEEPDIRDAIVGVPIFTHTMVTFSAVFLLKVVINWNTAYLSINARQVRRLVERVIELMNCVSAGERHLTRHIARGLGKMLERFDSWEAAWQFQGGNDTAVEGREVPGGANAMAQGFPPPDLIYGMVGTYGFGLDENLLDPSMADFEFLAQ, via the exons ATGGATACCACTACTCCACTGAAGCGGTCTTCTGATGACGCTGGGCTGAAGTCGCCCCGAGAGAACAAGACACGTTCTGTCCCCAAGATCTCCAAAGCTCGTGCAT GCGCAGAATGCAAGCGCCATAAGATTCGCTGTGAGTTTCGGACAGGAGAGTCAACTTGTACAAAATGTACTCGCAGCGGTATCAAGTGCGTCGTAAACGACTTTTCACAGAAATtcgttgatgatgatgggat ATGGAAGTCACAGGCCAATGCGACTATGCAACAGCTGCAGGCGGCTGTTTCGCATTTATTGCGACAAGGCGGACTGCCTGAGCTCTCAACTTATGCTACCGGGGACACTCTGAATGGCCCCAGTCCCGCTGAATCGTATCATGGCCATCATCCCTCCATCGATAGGTCACAGACACAATCCCGCCACCAAGAGGGATTGGGGGTTGTGATGGATATTACCCGGGAACCATCGCCGGAGCAGGATCTCCAAGACCCAGATTTGGTCCCTGCTCCTATGCGTAGTCTATACGAGGTCACTAAATTGCGAAACTTGAGAAATAATCATGTTGAGGCACCGAAACAGACGTTGCTGGAGGAAGATTTTATATCGCGGCGATTGATCTCCCTTCACGAAGCGGAGGAATTATACGCGTACTTCAGTCGCACTATGAACCAGCTACTATGGGGTGGAATAATTCTTGTACACCGTGATTTAACATCCGTCCGTCGCGCATCGACACTTCTTTCTGCAGCAGTTTTGACTGTCGCCGCCCTTCACATTCCGAACCGCACCGAAACCTTGAACCGGTGTTATGGCGAGTATGTAACGCTCGTATCTAACATGGCCCTCACTCGGGCCCACACCCTGGATGATATTCGAGGCCTCTGCGTGGGGGCATTCTGGCTATCAGAGTTGAGTTGGAAGTTGTCCGGACATGCGGTGCGAATCGCGACCGAGATGGGCCTCCACCAAAGTTATCAGCGCCTGACCCGTGGACACACAGATCAGTATGAACGCGCCCAACTCTGGTATCTGCTTTACGTGTGCGACCATCACTTCAGTATTGCCTATGGGCGGCCACCTGTCATCCACGAGGACGTGGTGATCCGTAACTACGAGACCTTCCTCGCGCTGCCGATGATCGTCCACGGAGACACTCGCCTTTTAGCTCAAGTTGCTCTCTTTATGATTTTAACCGAGGCATATCGGATGTTTGGTAGCGACACTGAACAAGCATTAACCGAAGAGGATTTTGGACAGTTGCGTGCATACAATGTCGCAGTAGACCAATGGCGACTCCTCTGGCAGCCTCGATCGG CCGATAGCGCCTATGTGCGGACTTATCCATCCAAGGGGGTGGTTCTCCACTACCATTTCGCAAAGTTTCAGCTGAACTCGCTTTCTCTTCGTGCGCTCTCACCATCCAACACACCCGTCTTCTCTATGGACCGCAAGGAATCGGCCAACATTGCAATTTCCTCGGCAATGGCATGTCTTAATATGGTTCTCGAGGAGCCCGATATTCGGGATGCGATTGTCGGTGTTCCGATCTTCACCCACACTATGGTTACATTCTCCGCTGTTTTCTTACTCAAGGTCGTAATCAATTGGAATACCGCTTACCTTAGCATCAATGCTCGCCAAGTACGACGGCTAGTTGAGCGTGTGATCGAATTGATGAACTGTGTCTCTGCAGGCGAGCGACATCTTACTCGACATATCGCACGTGGATTAGGCAAGATGCTTGAGCGCTTTGACTCTTGGGAGGCTGCTTGGCAATTTCAAGGAGGTAACGATACTGCGGTGGAAGGCCGCGAGGTCCCTGGAGGAGCCAACGCCATGGCACAGGGTTTCCCTCCGCCCGATCTGATCTATGGCATGGTCGGCACATACGGATTTGGTCTTGATGAGAATTTGCTAGATCCGAGCATGGCAGATTTTGAATTCCTAGCGCAATGA
- a CDS encoding Clathrin-coated vesicle protein (Bud7), putative → MVAPAVPEIHEEEEIYVAVDARTESLQSLRELGPPDLVYLVKQPKANSTRQTGVYHHVTGIDASSSASLAAYVNTLTFSPLDKTHKVVSGIYCCYNAFSHLDMRVEVKIPGSLESYCIDERGDKRVATEALWLETFLCAVLRAYHYADDGSGDSVKRIVGVRRFNPVTNTEMEHKFLDAAEKLFFLGRQLSSDPETQVPNTVSNHLTSGILKYIHTTGRYTSGINLFQKLRTKDVEVSSLLARVQIMADEEVQAVRLMYNALQDVPMDYALLDCQASFCQSKGESEMALECAKRAVTAAPSEFSTWARLAEVYVSMERWDLALLTLNSCPMFTYQDKDTPRMPQPSRIMLPILAESILDEIDEGQPKQGDPHDYVHPSLRKIHASSYQGTFLKAYNLLTKIAAAIGWDQLLKARSQVFVMEEEYRVERQHVPKPATSSGAETNGKISDHEDNSGSVAGPDPTEPSSEESAHGDSHAESPLERPEQTVASEVVKSGSEDPDPSHASYTQFRNKRLCERWLDNLFMVLYEDLRIYTIWRTEMAQFRQQAMEYKKSATEWEILGELAQRLHHFDESIEAYQSCLATRFSPKAMRGVLKLYEQRNDTRGMLGALIRLIAWQYRWYSEFSPELLFLVRKLIEDEGAVKVRSIVQATNLPQAVLDLTHQYCQLCATFRSSGSDT, encoded by the exons ATGGTCGCGCCCGCTGTTCCTGA GATCcacgaggaggaagagatcTATGTCGCGGTCGATGCGCGAACGGAGTCCTTGCAGAGCTTGCGAGAACTAGGCCCTCCAGACCTGGTCTATTTGGTGAAGCAGCCTAAGGCCAATTCGACTCGCCAG ACCGGAGTTTATCATCATGTCACCGGAATCGATGCCTCCTCGTCCGCTAGTTTAGCCGCCTATGTTAATACTCTCACATTCTCTCCTCTCGACAAGACGCATAAAGTGGTTTCGGGGATCTACTG TTGCTACAATGCATTCTCCCACCTCGATATGCGCGTCGAAGTAAAAATCCCCGGAAGTTTGGAGAGCTACTGCATTGATGAGCGGGGCGACAAGCGCGTTGCTACTGAGGCTCTTTGGCTAGAGACCTTCCTTTGCGCTGTTCTGAGGGCTTATCACTATGCAGATGATGGAAGCGGAGATTCGGTCAAGAGGATTGTTGGAGTCCGACGATTCAACCCCGTGACAAACACAGAGATGGAGCACAAATTCTTGGATGCTGCTGAGAAACTTTTCTTCTTGG GACGCCAACTGAGCTCTGACCCGGAAACCCAAGTCCCTAACACTGTGAGCAACCACCTCACATCCGGCATCCTCAAATACATTCACACGACTGGCCGCTATACCTCTGGAATCAACTTGTTCCAGAAGCTCCGCACGAAAGATGTGGAGGTTTCGTCCCTCCTAGCTCGTGTACAGATTATGGCAGACGAGGAGGTGCAAGCGGTACGCCTCATGTACAACGCTTTACAAGATGTTCCAATGGACTATGCTCTACTTGACTGCCAGGCTAGTTTCTGCCAAAGCAAAGGCGAAAGCGAGATGGCACTTGAGTGCGCTAAGCGTGCAGTTACTGCAGCTCCTAGCGAATTCAGTACATGGGCTCGCCTCGCAGAGGTATATGTCAGCATGGAACGCTGGGACTTGGCGCTTCTGACTCTCAACTCTTGCCCCATGTTCACCTATCAAGACAAAGATACCCCTCGCATGCCACAACCGTCACGCATTATGCTCCCAATTCTTGCTGAAAGTATTCTCGACGAAATCGACGAAGGCCAGCCAAAGCAGGGAGACCCTCACGACTATGTTCACCCTTCGCTTCGAAAGATCCATGCCTCTAGTTATCAAGGTACTTTCTTGAAGGCCTACAATCTTCTGACGAAAATCGCAGCTGCCATTGGATGGGATCAGCTACTTAAGGCTCGCAGCCAGGTTTTCGTGATGGAGGAAGAATACCGAGTTGAGCGGCAGCATGTTCCTAAGCCCGCTACATCATCGGGTGCGGAGACCAATGGTAAAATCTCTGACCACGAAGATAACTCTGGCTCTGTAGCTGGCCCTGACCCGACCGAGCCGTCTTCGGAAGAAAGTGCCCATGGAGACAGCCACGCTGAAAGTCCCCTAGAGCGACCGGAGCAAACAGTAGCATCCGAAGTTGTCAAGTCTGGCAGTGAAGAC CCCGACCCATCTCACGCTTCATATACGCAGTTCCGAAACAAGCGACTGTGTGAAAGGTGGCTAGATAACTTGTTTATGGTTCTTTACGAGGACCTGCGCATTTACACCATCTGGCGTACCGAAATGGCCCAGTTCCGTCAACAAGCCATGGAATACAAGAAGTCTGCTACCGAGTGGGAAATTCTTGGTGAGCTGGCGCAGCGACTGCACCATTTCGACGAAAGTATCGAGGCATACCAGAGCTGTCTAGCCACTCggttctcacccaaggccATGCGTGGAGTGTTGAAATTGTACGAACAGCGAAATGATACTAGAGGCATGCTCGGTGCGTTGATCCGCCTCATCGCCTGGCAATATCGCTGGTACTCCGAG TTCTCCCCCGAACTCTTGTTTCTGGTTCGTAAGCTCATTGAGGACGAGGGTGCTGTCAAAGTCCGCAGCATTGTCCAAGCGACAAATCTGCCTCAAGCCGTCCTCGACCTCACACACCAGTACTGTCAACTATGTGCCACCTTCCGCAGCAGTGGTAGCGATACTTAA